One Clostridiales bacterium DNA segment encodes these proteins:
- a CDS encoding collagen-like protein, translated as MAKINDDRCNNNPNYPHCIPYPWWDDNPTGIPGPMGPTGPMGPTGATGAAGCTGPTGATGATGPTGPVPSLAIGTVTTGTTAEVTLTEQDGTYTINFVIPSN; from the coding sequence ATGGCAAAAATAAACGATGATAGATGTAATAACAATCCTAACTACCCTCACTGTATACCTTATCCATGGTGGGATGATAACCCTACTGGCATACCTGGACCTATGGGGCCTACTGGACCTATGGGACCTACTGGTGCCACAGGTGCTGCTGGATGCACCGGACCTACTGGAGCTACCGGTGCTACTGGACCTACTGGGCCTGTTCCTTCTCTAGCAATTGGCACAGTAACAACAGGGACAACTGCTGAAGTAACATTAACTGAACAAGATGGAACTTATACAATAAATTTTGTTATTCCATCTAACTAA